DNA from Cystobacter fuscus DSM 2262:
CCCGCTTCGCCGAAGTGAAGGGCCGCCGCATCGCCTACCGGGATCTCGGCCAGGGGGTGCCCATCCTCCTGTGTCTGCGATTCCGCGGCATTCTCGACTCGTGGGATCCCGCCTTCCTCGACGCGCTGGCGGTCCACCACCGCGTCATCACCTTCGACTACTCCGGCCTTGGCCAATCGACTGGCGAGCCCAGCTATGTGCGCAAGAAGATGGCCCAAGACGCCATCGATCTGGCCGACGCGCTGGGCCTCGAGCGCTTCGTCATTGGCGGCTGGTCGCTGGGCGGCATCGCGGCGCAGGTGGTGACGCGCCTCCACCCCGAGCGAATCCTCAAGACCATCCTGATCGGCACCACGCCCCCGGGCAAGGTGCGCTTCGGCCCGAAGCCCATCTTCTTCGAACGCGCCTTGAAGCCGGTGAACGATCTGGATGACGAAGTCGTGCTGTTCTTCCATCCGGAGTCGCAGAAGTCCCGCGCCGCCGCGGTGGCGTCGCACAACCGCATCGCGGCGCGCACCACGGACCTCAGTCCGGCGATTCCGATGCCCACCGTCTTGAAGATGATGGCCGAGACCCGGGCTGAGGATCTCTTCGTCGATGATGACGGCTACCGTGACTTCCTCAAGAGGACCGACATCCCCGTGCTGGTCATCTCCGGAGACCAGGAAATCGTCTTCCCGGTGGAGAACTGGTTCGATCTGACGCCGCAGACGAAGTCGGTGCACCTGATGGTGTTTCCTCAGATGGGCCACGGCCCGCAGCACGAGACGCCGCAGGTGTGCGCCGACCTGATCACCAGCTTCATCCGCAACAACTGAGTGGGCGGAGTGGGCGCCGGAGAAGGTGTCAAAGAACTCCGGAGAAGGTGTCAAAGAACTCGAGCCCGGAGAAGGTGTCCCGGAGAAGGTGTCGGAGAAGGTGTCAAAGAACTCGAGCGGAGAAGGTGTCAAAGAACTCGAGCGACGCGATATGGCGCCGCGGTACTCGCGCTTCTCCAGAGGGCCGGCACCCGTCAGCGCGCGCCGGTCGCGGTGCCCGGCCCGTCCACCTTCTGGTGTCCGGTCACCGTCACCTCCGTACGAAAGCGCAGCTTGTAGAAGAGGACTCCGCCCGAGCCGGCGATTTTCATCTGCGTGGGCTGCCGCTCGCACGGGGTCTCCGTGTAGGCCAGGAAGTCCATCTGGAGCTCATCCAACATGGGGGGCATGTCGGAGGGGGAGATGCGCAGGGTCATCACCTTCCCGGCCCGCGCGTCCACCATCGCTTGTCCCTTCATCCGCTTCTTGTCTGACTTCAAGGGGGCGA
Protein-coding regions in this window:
- a CDS encoding alpha/beta fold hydrolase; the protein is MSTPAPVHTAVNTPTRFAEVKGRRIAYRDLGQGVPILLCLRFRGILDSWDPAFLDALAVHHRVITFDYSGLGQSTGEPSYVRKKMAQDAIDLADALGLERFVIGGWSLGGIAAQVVTRLHPERILKTILIGTTPPGKVRFGPKPIFFERALKPVNDLDDEVVLFFHPESQKSRAAAVASHNRIAARTTDLSPAIPMPTVLKMMAETRAEDLFVDDDGYRDFLKRTDIPVLVISGDQEIVFPVENWFDLTPQTKSVHLMVFPQMGHGPQHETPQVCADLITSFIRNN